The nucleotide sequence AGCAGCAAAACAAATCGTTATTATTAGCGTGCCCCAAACGGAATCACGGAGGCGCTAGGCAAGGGAGTTAAAACACGCTTCCCGCTTTTCACGCTTGTGACACTTTCGTAATCATTGTACAACTGGTTCAAACGCTCTAATGAATCCCACATCATATCCGAGATGGCCACACAAGCCGCTAACGGAGTTTTTTGTGTTTCCCTCACACGGTCCACTTTCCACTGTAGACACCGCAAACGCTCCTGTCTTTCTTCCGCCACACTACCGATAAATTCATCCACCGTTTGCTGACGCAACTCTTCAAACGCCTGTGGATCTTTTACAGATAATTCAGCCCACAATTCAAAATTAAATTTTTCTTTTTGGAAAGAGTTACTAACCATACCCCGACTCCCGTTGCTGATCTTGCGCCCCAATTGGGCTACTGTCGGGCAAACCAGAAAGTTAAAAGTTACTTGTTACATGCACTTAATAATTCGAATCCTTCATTGTATAATTGCAGACAGTAACTGAATACCACGACTATTTCTTTAAAACCCGGGCCCGAACCCTCTCGAACTACCGGATAGTGCCACCCCGAAACTTCACTCTCTGAATTAAACTCTAGTGCACTTGAAGAACATTATCCAGATATCCCTGTGGGAGTCAATGCAGCTATGCTGTTGTATTTATTGATTAATAATTTACCTATTTTGTAATGCTTTGTTTTTATGGTAAATATTAAATCCTCTGTAACAAAAAATTGTTTAATATTTAACCTTTCCACCTTGCTCTTTGGTTTTTCAAGGACTTTTTAACATTTCTAGACGTAAGTAGTCGCAATCTATCGAAGTTCTGACTAGAATTTATCTCCTTTTCAAGCAACATAACCATATATTATATACGTGATTAAGTTTATCAAAGGCCAACGCTGGCAAAGCGACACCGAATCCGATTTGGGCATGGGCCAGGTTAGCGCTGTGGACTTTCGCACCGTCACCATCGAATATCCAGGCGCCCAGTGTACCCGAGTCTACGCAGCCGACAATCCACCCATTACCCGTGTACATTTTGGTGAAGGCGATGTGGTTCAAAGTGTAGACAACTGGAGTATGACCGTTACCCACGTCAAAACCTGTGACGATTTATTTGTTTACTGCGGTTTGGATGACAATAAGCGGGAACGAGAATTACCTGAAATGGAGCTGGCACATTTTACTCAATACAGTTCACCCAAAAATCGCTTAATTCTTGGCCAAGTGGATCCTACTCATTGGTTTGAATTGCGACTAAAGAGTCAGGACATATTGTACCGATTGAGCCAAACAGCGGTTAAAGGCCTTTATGGACCCCGCATAGGCCTTATTCCACATCAGCTATACATTGCCCACACAGTAGGTCAAAGGCCTGCTCCACGCGTGCTCCTGGCCGATGAAGTGGGGTTGGGAAAGACTATCGAAGCCGGACTGATTTTGCATCAACAGGTGCTCAACGGTCAGGCGCAACGCATACTCTTGCTGGTACCGGAAACCCTGGTGCATCAGTGGCTGGTGGAAATGCTCCGCCGGTTCAATCTGCGTTTCAGTATTTTTGACGAAATGCGCTGTGAGGCCATTGAGGAGTCGGCGGATTTGGACCCGGATGGAACCGCAGTCAATCCTTTTCACACGGAACAACTGGTGTTATGTGGCATCGATTTTTTGATTCAAAACCCACATTGGCGCGACTATCTGTTACAGGGGCAATGGGATCTCTTAGTGGTTGACGAGGCCCATCACCTACAGTGGGATCCACAACTGGCCAGTGCGGAATACCAATTGGTGGATCAATTATCGCAGACCACCCCGTCCATGTTGTTGTTGACAGCGACTCCGGAACAATTGGGTGCCGCCGGTCATTTTGCTCGCTTGCGGTTACTGGACCCCAATCGGTTTCACA is from Gammaproteobacteria bacterium and encodes:
- a CDS encoding DUF3135 domain-containing protein: MVSNSFQKEKFNFELWAELSVKDPQAFEELRQQTVDEFIGSVAEERQERLRCLQWKVDRVRETQKTPLAACVAISDMMWDSLERLNQLYNDYESVTSVKSGKRVLTPLPSASVIPFGAR